CATGGGGCTTCTCATTACCCATAAGCCAAGCATTTGCGCCATAGCCGCATGCCACCCACCTGTTGCGTTAATTTCTATATTGCCAAAGCCGCTGTTTTTTAAATGTCGTTCTAAGGAAAAAGGAGTATATCTATATTCATCATGAGGCACTTCGTGAAGATTCCATAAAAAAGGAACCGTAAAAAAGAATACGCCACCTGGTTTCAAAACACGGAAAACTTCTTTTAGTACAATTTCGGGTTCTGGGCAATGCTCCAATACCTCTGTGGCCATTGCACATTCAAAGCTCTCATTTTCAAACGGCATCTTTATTCCATTCCAAAAAAAATCTGGCTTTACTTTAGGGTCATAGATCAAAGCATTTTCAATATCCAATCCTACATACTTCGTAACCTCAGAGTTTTCCAGTATGTAGTTTCTGTATGGCATTTTACCACAGCCTACATCCAGAAATTGTCCGTGGAAACTCGGCAAGGTTTTTTTTAAAGAATTTAAAATGGATGTTCTTACATAATAAAGATCCAAATTTTCCGAAGTAAGTGAAATATCGATGAATTTATTGTCCATATTACATTTTGAATATTTGTTTGAGCTTACTTTTTAAAGAAGTTTTCTTTAGTTTCTTTAATTGCCCTTTGTGATAATCACTCACTATTTTAAGCTGTTCATTTTCCCTACCGTCTAAGAAAGCTTTAAAATATTCAAAAAGTTTGATTCTATTGGCATGGTATTCAATGTGTTTTATGCTATTGGTTATTCCGGTTTCATTTCTTCTATAGACGCTCATGTTTTCATCTATACGGTAGAGCGGGCCTTGAGAGGCAATTATTATAAATAATGCCATATCGCCACTTTGAACCTTTTTAAACCATGATGGAATCTTTAAAGCGTTTGTTTTAAACACAAAAGAACTGGTGTGAAATAAGGATGTGACTGATAATGTATCCTTTAATGTAAAATCGTGTTTTGTAAAAGTACGCCAAGGTTTTAACTCTGGATTTGCTTCCATTTCATTTATTACATTTGTATTATGGAAGCATCCGGAATACTCAGAATTAGCCTCCATAAAATCCACTTGCTTTTGGAGTTTTAAGGGGTCTGTCCAGTAGTCGTCGCCCTCGCAGAGAGCTATGTATTTGCCTGTGCAAGCCTTCAGATTTTCAATAAAATTATAACGACCAGTTGGGTTGCCATTAATGTAGATAACATCTTTCCGGCTACGGAGAAACAGCTTTATTTTATCAGGGTATTCCTCTGAATAGGCTTGGCAAATATCGCGGGTGCCATCACTGCTTTCGTCCTCACCCAGGATTATTTCAAAAGGGAAAGTGGTTTGCTGCATCAAGATACTGTCCAAGCATTCTTTGATATATGCTTCGTGATTGTAGGTTTGTATGCAGACTGAGACGGTTGGTTTCAATTCTTTTTATTTTAGAATATCAATTATTTGAAAGCCTTATTAATTCCTCTCTTAAAAATTTTACTTCAGAATCTGAAAGCTTAATATCTTTTCTTTCATCAAATGGCTTTAATAAATCTTGATCAACATTTTTTGATTCAATATTACCGCCCAATTTATTGAACTTATATACCAAAGCATCTAAAAATTTCTTTGGATTTGAGCAAAAGTCAGTGTATTCTATATTTATTATATTCTCCATTGGTATTTGGGATAGTCCTTCAGATACAGCCTTTCTTGTATATATTACTTGACCCACTACTTGTGTAATAGGACTTTCATCTTTAAGCTCCTTATATTCTGAAGGTTTAAAAGAATACCACTTGTTTCTATCTCCAAAAAACTTTTCCCTAGCCATTAACAAGGATTGTGCATTTAAAAGTGGATCTCTGTTTACATTAATGAATATAAACTTCTGATTTAAACTATATAAATACGGTATATGCCAATTTAACAGCATACCTTTCAATGCTAAAGGCTTATTCGTTAATTGCTCAAAAGCCAATAACTGATCAATAAATTTTTTTCCATCCACCTTAGCTAACTGGTTCTGGGAAAGTATTTGAGAGTCATTTTCGAATTTAAAAAAGGTGCGCCAATAATACCAATATTCACTTGGCCCCAAAGCTCCGTAAGTTTTTCCTAATGAAGAAGAAAAATCAAGTTTTGTTTCCTTAAATCCAAGTTGATTTAGCGGATCAAACTCTAAAAGAGCTTGCTGAGTGCGGATGCCCAAATAAGGGTTTTTGTAAAATCTGGCTATTAAGTTTGAAGGGTAGGAAAACAAACCCGATGCTGCCAACCATTGAAGCAAAAGCGTGGAACCAGAACGCGGGCACCCCATAATTAATATAATTGGGCTTTGTGATTCATTAGTGTCTATAGGACATTCTATACCATCAATTAATTCATTGAGGTCCGATAATGCAGTTTCTAAACTCACGTCTTTTTTAAAAAAAGAAGTCCGTTTGGAATTGTCGTACATTTCATCCATACTTATTCTAGAATTAACTGTGCTATAAATTCCATTTCCTTCTTTCCATAGCGTTGGTCTATTGGTAAAGGTAAGATGTTTTTTGCAAAATTATATTCCAGTGAATCTATACTACAATCTTTAAACACATTTGGCCAATATGTGGCTACAAAAACTTCATTATCGATTAATTTTGCTCTCAGATATTCCTTATTAGAAACATAAGGATAGACCATTGGCGATAGATTTAATTCAAAATCCAATTTAAGATTATTGGAAGCTCCTAATTTCTCATGAAGAAACCTGTAATTATCATTTCTTATTTTGGCAGCCTTTTCATAATTTATGGACTGAAGCATGCCACTTGTTAACTTTGACATAGCTTTTAGTCCTTCATTATTCAAGTCTACTTCATGATTTTGAAAATTTTTAAAAGCTTTTTGAGGACCGTATTCAATCCTTTCGGTCAAGTGTTTTAGCCTATCTGACGAAACATCACGTTTTAAAACTTTTGTGTAAATTTTTTCTGTAACCAAATAAGCACCATCTGGAACACCAAAAAATTTTCTTGGTGAATAAAAGCTATTTACATTTTCAATAGGTTTCGAAAAAAAAGCTTGACAATTATCTATTATCAAATTTTTTATCATTTCTGAAATGGCAGCAATGTATTTATCCTTTAAACCAAAGTAATTGGTATACATAAAAAGAGTATCTCCCTTTATTTGCTTCAAATTTAAATCTATTTCCAATCTTTCATTTAAATGATAGCGCTCCACAATAATATCTAAAGTTGCCAACCTATCGAATAACACACTACATGTATAGTGAGGCACATAAATAGTTTTATACTTTGTACTTCTAACAATATATTCTAAACAGCTTCTGCCTAAATTTAGGTTAACAGCATCTATATGATAATGTTTAACCTTGCTAAGTTCAAGTTCAAAAAAGCCACCTATGGGGTTTCGTTTAGATGAGTTCATATCTATTTAACATTATTTGAATTTGCTCTTTTGAATTAAACATCATTACATCTATTATTGATAAGTTGGGGACAAATTCGTTTGAATATTGAGTGTATTCAATCTCGCCGGTTTTAATAAATTCAAGCTTAATTCCTTCTTTATTAAAATCTTCATTCCTATATAATTTCTTACCCCCAATTGCATTAATATATGTATCTGCTTCCAACAATTTTGCAATATATATTAAACGTTCGGTTCTACCCTTATTTTGGCTTGCAGCAAATCGCTCAGAACTAAAAAACAATTGATTTTTAATTTCCAAATACTCACATACCTCCATGACACTTCTTGCTGCAATTTTTCCAATATTGGCGGATATGTGATTTTTAAGAACTCTTTCAATTAGTGGTAATACCTCGTTATAGTAAGGCGCTTTTGAATAGGATTGTTGAAGCGTTTTAAAAAAGTTGTGCCTCCAAGAAATATATATTTTTGGATTTATTTCTATCTCAGTTAATTTTCTAAAGGAGCTGGGTTTCAGCAAAGGAACTGTAAAGAGATATTCTGAATTATTTACTAAAAGTTTATTTCGATGAATCCAACCTCCTTTAATAAAGTTTACATCATCATAAAAAATAAAAACATCAACAGCATTAATCAGCTGAAAATAACCTATGTAAGGAAATACATATGGTTGCATAATTGCCAATTTCATCCTTTTGCATTTTTTATTGTCTTAACTATAAGTTCAATGGAGCTTTGCTTTAAACCAGAATACAAAGGCAGGCAGAGTATTTGGGAAGCGATATTTCTTGATACTTTTAAATTTGTCTTTTTCAAATAGGGTAAGCTTTCCAAACTTGGATAAAAATACCTTCGGGGAACAATATCGTTTTCCAAAAGTGCTTTTTGAACCTTTAGAAGAATTTCTTCATCTTCAAAGATAACTGGGAAATATGAAAAGTTCCATTGTGTTTCTTCCCTTATTTTTAACTGTTGTAGCTCTTTAAATTGTTCTAAATAAACACTCACTACTCTTTCCCTGTCTTTTTTTATTTCATCAATATATGGCAATATAGTCAATCCCATTGCTGCTTGCATTTCACTCATTTTGGCATTAATGCCCAGACCTTGAAAATCTTCTTTTCCCTTATGTCCAAAATTGTGATGATAGAACATTTTTTGATGCAACATTTCATCTTGGGTAAATAGTGCCCCCCCTTCCCCAGTATGGAACAGTTTGGTAGCGTGAAAACTACAAGTACTTACATCGCCATACTCAAAAATGCTTTTGCCTTTATAGGTTACCCCAAAACAATGGGCAGCATCGTAAATTACTTTTAGGTTGTGCTTTTTTGCAATAGCCTCAATTTCTTCAACGGCACATGGGTTTCCAAATACATGTGTTGCCAAAATGCCTGTAGTCTTTGAGGTAATGGCAGTCTCAATTTTGGTTTCGTCTATTGTTAAGTATTCAGGATGTATATCAACAAATACTGGAATACACCCCTCCCAAACAATACTGCTGGTGGTGGCAACGTAACTAAAGGGCGTGGTAATAATTTCATCCGATAAACCCATGGCTTTAATGGCTATTTGTAATGGTAACGTGCCATTAGTTGTGGCAATTATATTGGGTACCTTAAGATATTCTTTTAAACTTTCTTCCAATTCTTTGACCAAAATCCCTCTATTGGTTATCCATCCAATATCCCAAGCCCTTTTTAAAATAGCGTTGTATTCTTCTTGGGGGGGAAGGAATGTTTTTGTGACGTTGATCATTTATTAATTGCTTCAGTTTTGTTTTCCCAGGGCATCACTTCGTATTTGGGTTGAATATTTATAAAATCAGCCAGTTTTTGGATAGCTTCAGGTTGGGATAAATTTACTACTAAAAAATTAGTTTTGTTTTTAAAGTAATGTTTCACCTTTTTATTGTGCTCTTCATACACTGAAATTAGATGTTCCTTTTTGTATATATCACCTTTAACTTCACCATATTTTTCAAAAAAAGACTTCCATACAAACCCTTTATAGCGATAATTGGCATTTTGCAAATCTTCTTTGTTAGGCACTTGCCCATCTTTACCAAATAGCTTTGTATGGAAATTTGTTATAGAGTTGTACCATTGTTCGGGATTATCACGTTCAGAGAGAATAAATTTAGCGTTGGGGAAATGATGGTCTAAAACCACGTAAAGAAAATCATTACTAAAGGGCACATCCTGAAATACTTCAGCACTTTCACAGTATTTTAAAATTGGTTTCCATCTTCGTGCTATATAATCATCCATTAACAATTCGGCAGTAGGTTGGTTCCCTACTTTAAATTCATGGTCTTCAAAAAACTTTTGCAAGGAGGTAGTACCTGTTTTGTTTTGACCGATGCAGAATATTTTGGGTTTGTGTTTTTTAAAAAGCATATCTTTAATTCAAATTATCAAATGAAGCTTCCAATAAAAAAGGAGGCCAGGTTTCCTCTTTATGTATTAACTGAAAGCTTAATATACTATTCATTCTTAATAATGGATCAGTACCTAATTTGTTGTTAACGGATATATTTACATTATAAATTCCTTTTGACAATTGAACCTTATGATGTGTTACATGAAATTCCAAACGCTCACCATTTAAATTCAAATCACATTTATTTGTATTGGCTTCCAACAAGGCTACGGGACGTTGTTCTTTATCAAATATGGAAATCGAAAAATGTGGAACACATTCAAAATGTTTTTTCAACTTAAACTTAAAATACAATTTTAAATCAGCCCCCCAGTCCAATTTATCGATGGTGGCATTTGTTACGGAATCAAGCAATTGTACTTCTTCCAAGCTTATACTCCCATCATCAAACACCACATTACTTTCGTTATTAATAAATCTGGTATAATACAAGTCAATCCCTTTAGCCACATTTCCCCCTTGAAACTTTGCAATTCCATTTTCCATCAAAATAATGGAAGTACAAATACGCGAAACCATCGGCATATTGTGCGATACAAAAACAATGGCAGTTTTAGGCAAAATAGTATCAATCTGTTTAAAACATTTTAATACAAAACCCAAATCCCCTACTGCCAGAACCTCATCAATAATCAACACATCCGGTTGCATCTGTGCCGCCACGGCAAAGCCCAAGCGTACCTTCATCCCGCTGCTATAATTCTGTACGGGCATATCAATAAACTCGCGTATTTCGGCAAAGTCTATAATCTCTTCTATTTTTTCGTTTATCTCTTTTCTGGTAAACCCGAGGATGGCACCGTTGTTATAAATGTTTTCGCGACCACTCAGAATGGGGTTAAAACCCGCGCCCAGCTCTATCAAGGCGCCTACCCTGCCCTTGATGGTTACCTTGCCGGCATCGGGATTTATTAGGCCGTTCAGTATTTTTAAGAGTGTAGATTTCCCGGCGCCGTTATGGCCTATGAGGCCCAAACACTCGCCGCGGCGTAGCTCAAAGCTAATATCCTTCACCGCCCAAAACTCCTTGGGCCGCAGTTCCCTATCGTTGCGGTTGCCGCTTAATCCACTGGCCAAGTCCTTCACCCCATACCACAGGCTGGTCTTAAGGTCTTTGCAGAACTTTTTGGAGAGGTTTTCGACGGTTATTAGTACTTCGTTCATTTTTTTCGTTGTGAGCCGTGAGGCGTGAGGCGTGAGGCGTGAGCTGTGAGCTGTGAGCCGTGAGCTGTCACCCTTCACCCTTTCCTGTTTAAATAATTCCTATATCCTATTAATAATTTCCTGACTTTAACTAATAATTCCTGTAAGGTGCTATTCTTTTTAATAAATTGCAAACGTACTGCAATCATATATTGAGTTTCCAATTCGGCTATAGAACCTACTGCTATCGCTATAAACTGAATAAGTTCTTTATCCCCTTTCCTTCCCGAACCTTCTGCTATATTGGAAGGTATGGAAACTGCAGCACGACGCATTTGACTTGTTAATCCATATCGTTCTTCTTTCGGAAATTTAGCTGTTTCTTGATAAACCAACTCAACTAAATCCATACTAAACTTCCAGACATCTAAATCTTTATGATTCATAACCGTTAATTATTAATCATTTCACTTTACCGAACTATTCACGCTTCACGTCTCACCCTTCACGCTTACGCACTCATCCTTTCAACTAAAATAGGAATCGAAATTCTATAGAACAACAAAGCAATAAAAAACAGGGGGATGCAACAAGCAATTACGATTAAAAAATAGGTGAGATGTGCTGGAGGCATGCCTACTGCCAAATCGCGGGCTGTCAAAATGATGGGGGTAAATGGGTTTAGTTCCATTACGGTTTTCATGATACCGCTTTTGGGAATGGCATATACTACTGGCGTTACATACATTAAAAATTGCAATCCAAAGCCTATCATACGGCCAATGTCTTTATAGAGCATTCCTAAAGGGGTAATAAATAACCCGAGGGTTGTTCCAAAAAGTATTCCGCCTAAAACAGCCACAGGAAACAAGAAAAGGCTCCAGTTAAAGCCTACCCCGAAAAAAAATATGAAAAACAAGAGCAACAGTATTTTTATGGAACTGTTAAACAGCAGTTTGTAGATACCAGAAATAACTAGAGCCTCCTTCGGAAAGTTAATTTTTGATAAAATACCCTTAGCACTATTAGTACTGCCTATAGGCGAATTGATAGCCTCGGTTATAATGGACCACAACAAGGTACCCGAAAAGGCAAATACGGGATAGGGAATACCGGTATCGGTAACCCGTACCGTTCCTGAATTGTTAAGAAATATCCAAACAAAAGCGGTGGCTAATGGCGTTACAAAGGCCCAAATAATGCCTAGATAACTTTGGCGGTATTGTGCCTGTATGTCGCGCTTAGCTAACTGAAACGATAAAAACCGTGACCGGGCAATATCTGCCAAACTCTCTTTGAGCAGTTTACCAAGGCGTAGGTTACTTTCCTTTTGATAGACTTTTGTTTCCAGTTCCATGGGGTTGGGGAGAAGTGGTTTTTTCTTGACGGCTAAGATAGGGAATTTGGTTTAACTGGTGTCGGTTCTCGGTTCTGTGTTGTCGGTTGTCCGTTGTCCGTTGTCGGTTGTGGGTTGTGAAGCGTGAATCGTGAATCGTGAATCGTGAATGGTGAATTGTGGAATCGGTTCATTGGGATTCGGGATTCGTTAATTCGGGATTCGGGGTTCGTTAATTCGGGATTTGTTAATTCGGGATTTGTTGATTCGGGATTCGTTAATTCGGGATTTGTTGATTTGGGATTCGTTGATTTGGGATTTGGGATTTGGAATTTGGAATTTGGAATTTGTTAATATGACCCTGAATTTTCTAAATAAACTGTCAACTTCGCACAATCTGCAGTAAGTGTTTCCACCTCATTCAAGTTGGCGCCTTTGGACAGATTTGAGTGGAACAAATATTAGTGTTCGTAATTTGTTGGCTCAATGTGAATAAGCACATGGCCTAAATTGGGAATTTCTTTGCGCAGATGGTCCTTCAGCCTATGCGATAATTCATGGCCTTCCCGAACCGGAATCTCCCCATCCACAATCGCGTGCAGATCCACATGATATTCCATTCCTGCTTTTCTAATAAAACACTTCTCGGTTCCTTTTATCCCTTTCACCTTCATGGATTCTTCCCGTATCTCTTCCAAGAGATCGTCATAAATATGTTCGTCCATAATCTCTCCCAAGGCCGGTCTGAAGATAAGGTAGCTATTATAAAGAATAAAGCCCGAGGCCAGGAGTGCAGCCCAATCATCGGCCGTTTCATAGCCTTTTCCAAAAATTAAGGCGATTGAAATGCCCAGAAAGGCCATAACGGAAGTAATAGCATCGCTTCTGTGGTGCCAGGCATCTGCCTTTAGGGAGGAGCTGTTGGTAAGTTTGCTCTTGTTCAGTACATATCGATAGGAGCCTTCCTTCCACAAAATGATAAGTCCGAGTACAATAAGGGTCCAAGTTTCCGGAATTTTGTGTGGGGTTCGGATGTTAATAATACTTTCATAGGCGATTACAGTAGCCGAAGTAACCAAAAAAGCTACAACCACAAAGGTAATCAAGGGCTCTATGCGGGAATGACCGTAGGGATGGTTTTCATCTGGGGGGCGCTGGGCATATTTGATACCAAAAAGTACAAACAAAGAGGAAAATACATCGGTGGTAGATTCAATGCCATCTGCTATCAATGCATAGGAATTGCCCAAAAAGCCTGAGACCAATTTAATTGCCGCCAAGAGTACATTGCCCACTATACTGAAATAGGATGCCTTAATTGCCGATTTGACTGTTGCAGACTCCACTGCTATTTATTTAACAAATTCAGCACAATCCGCTGAAGGTTTATAAGTACCCGCACCCTGTTGATAGACTAAACTTGCGCCTAAGTGGCCAGTATAGATTAAGCCTCCCAGAGCCGCGGTAAGTAAAATAAGCACTCCAAATTTTATAAATTTTGAAAAAGTACTTGGGGAAAAAAATTTAACCATAATTAAACCCAAAGCGCCAGAATAAGCAAAGAGGGTGGCATATGCCCACCATGAATGCTCCTGCAGCACTTTTGGATCACATATTTTTCTTACCTCAACCGAATATGCAATTTCCCCTGTATAGATAGCGACCCAACCGGATATAACCCCAATGGTCAATAGTACCATAACGAGTTTTCCGAGAAACAAACGATGGGTGGAACTACATACCCCATAAACCATGGCCGTAAGAGAGGCCAGAAACAAGGTAGCTATGGGTAAGTGTACCGATAGCGCATGCCAAACTTCCTCTCTCCAGATAGAGGGAATTTCCGGAGCCATTAACATCATCGGTAATTAATCCAGTATCTTGACCGAAACGGGAACGTTTTTATTTCCTTCCTTTGTTACCGTAACCTCTACTTTTCCATTTTCTTTTAAGGATTCAAAATTAGTAGTTTGGCCATCGGAAGTCATTAGTTGAGTTGCGTCAGTGAAATAAAGCTCAATAAGTTTATCGTCTGCCGTTCTAACATAGATTTCCTTTTCACCCGGCTCTACTTCTTCTGCTACACCTTGGTAGATTCCTGCTTCAACCACATCAGTGTTCTTGTTTTCTCCGCAGGATGTAAATAAGAAGGTTAATCCAAGGAAAAGGCCTAAAATAAGTTTTTTCATAATGTAATACTTTTGGTTTTTTTCAAAAATAAACATAAGAAGTGGAAGGCGTAGGAGATTTATAGTAAAATTAAGATATTTTGGAGAGGGAGACGGGTGACGGAGATCTGCTAGTTAAGGGTTTTGGAATTTGGGATTTGGGATTTGTTAATTCGGGATTTGGGATTGGGGATTTGTTAATTTGTTAATTCGGGATTCGTTATTCGGGATTTGTTGATTCGGGATTTGTTAATTCGGGATTTGTTGATTCGGGATTCGTTGATTCGGGACCTGCCTGCCAGAGGCACGACAGGCGGATTTGGGATTTGGGATTTGGGATTTGTTAATTTGTTAATTCGGGATTTGTTAATTTGTTAATTCCGGATTTGGGACCTGCCTGCCAGAGGCACGACAGGCGGGTTTGGGGTTTGGGATTTGGAACCTCGTACTTCGTCGTTCGTACTTCGTTGTTCGTACCTCGTCGTTCGTACCTCGTACTTCCACTGTGAGGTCGAGTAAATTTTAATGAAGCGCCAGCCTTATTAAAATTTTTATTGAGACTTATTTGGGGTTGTGATACTGAAGCCGTTCTCGATATACTTCGACAAGCTATCACAGGCTTTTTTATTGCGCTACATTCCACAGAAAAACTTGAAATAACATTGTGAT
The Aequorivita iocasae genome window above contains:
- a CDS encoding class I SAM-dependent methyltransferase, with product MDNKFIDISLTSENLDLYYVRTSILNSLKKTLPSFHGQFLDVGCGKMPYRNYILENSEVTKYVGLDIENALIYDPKVKPDFFWNGIKMPFENESFECAMATEVLEHCPEPEIVLKEVFRVLKPGGVFFFTVPFLWNLHEVPHDEYRYTPFSLERHLKNSGFGNIEINATGGWHAAMAQMLGLWVMRSPMPKNKRKYLSKILKPIIGYLIRKDTLHQIAFKDGQMITGLYGIAKR
- a CDS encoding glycosyltransferase family 2 protein — translated: MKPTVSVCIQTYNHEAYIKECLDSILMQQTTFPFEIILGEDESSDGTRDICQAYSEEYPDKIKLFLRSRKDVIYINGNPTGRYNFIENLKACTGKYIALCEGDDYWTDPLKLQKQVDFMEANSEYSGCFHNTNVINEMEANPELKPWRTFTKHDFTLKDTLSVTSLFHTSSFVFKTNALKIPSWFKKVQSGDMALFIIIASQGPLYRIDENMSVYRRNETGITNSIKHIEYHANRIKLFEYFKAFLDGRENEQLKIVSDYHKGQLKKLKKTSLKSKLKQIFKM
- a CDS encoding sulfotransferase, with the translated sequence MDEMYDNSKRTSFFKKDVSLETALSDLNELIDGIECPIDTNESQSPIILIMGCPRSGSTLLLQWLAASGLFSYPSNLIARFYKNPYLGIRTQQALLEFDPLNQLGFKETKLDFSSSLGKTYGALGPSEYWYYWRTFFKFENDSQILSQNQLAKVDGKKFIDQLLAFEQLTNKPLALKGMLLNWHIPYLYSLNQKFIFINVNRDPLLNAQSLLMAREKFFGDRNKWYSFKPSEYKELKDESPITQVVGQVIYTRKAVSEGLSQIPMENIINIEYTDFCSNPKKFLDALVYKFNKLGGNIESKNVDQDLLKPFDERKDIKLSDSEVKFLREELIRLSNN
- a CDS encoding WbqC family protein, yielding MKLAIMQPYVFPYIGYFQLINAVDVFIFYDDVNFIKGGWIHRNKLLVNNSEYLFTVPLLKPSSFRKLTEIEINPKIYISWRHNFFKTLQQSYSKAPYYNEVLPLIERVLKNHISANIGKIAARSVMEVCEYLEIKNQLFFSSERFAASQNKGRTERLIYIAKLLEADTYINAIGGKKLYRNEDFNKEGIKLEFIKTGEIEYTQYSNEFVPNLSIIDVMMFNSKEQIQIMLNRYELI
- a CDS encoding DegT/DnrJ/EryC1/StrS family aminotransferase; protein product: MINVTKTFLPPQEEYNAILKRAWDIGWITNRGILVKELEESLKEYLKVPNIIATTNGTLPLQIAIKAMGLSDEIITTPFSYVATTSSIVWEGCIPVFVDIHPEYLTIDETKIETAITSKTTGILATHVFGNPCAVEEIEAIAKKHNLKVIYDAAHCFGVTYKGKSIFEYGDVSTCSFHATKLFHTGEGGALFTQDEMLHQKMFYHHNFGHKGKEDFQGLGINAKMSEMQAAMGLTILPYIDEIKKDRERVVSVYLEQFKELQQLKIREETQWNFSYFPVIFEDEEILLKVQKALLENDIVPRRYFYPSLESLPYLKKTNLKVSRNIASQILCLPLYSGLKQSSIELIVKTIKNAKG
- a CDS encoding sulfotransferase, which produces MLFKKHKPKIFCIGQNKTGTTSLQKFFEDHEFKVGNQPTAELLMDDYIARRWKPILKYCESAEVFQDVPFSNDFLYVVLDHHFPNAKFILSERDNPEQWYNSITNFHTKLFGKDGQVPNKEDLQNANYRYKGFVWKSFFEKYGEVKGDIYKKEHLISVYEEHNKKVKHYFKNKTNFLVVNLSQPEAIQKLADFINIQPKYEVMPWENKTEAINK
- a CDS encoding ABC transporter ATP-binding protein, with protein sequence MNEVLITVENLSKKFCKDLKTSLWYGVKDLASGLSGNRNDRELRPKEFWAVKDISFELRRGECLGLIGHNGAGKSTLLKILNGLINPDAGKVTIKGRVGALIELGAGFNPILSGRENIYNNGAILGFTRKEINEKIEEIIDFAEIREFIDMPVQNYSSGMKVRLGFAVAAQMQPDVLIIDEVLAVGDLGFVLKCFKQIDTILPKTAIVFVSHNMPMVSRICTSIILMENGIAKFQGGNVAKGIDLYYTRFINNESNVVFDDGSISLEEVQLLDSVTNATIDKLDWGADLKLYFKFKLKKHFECVPHFSISIFDKEQRPVALLEANTNKCDLNLNGERLEFHVTHHKVQLSKGIYNVNISVNNKLGTDPLLRMNSILSFQLIHKEETWPPFLLEASFDNLN
- a CDS encoding four helix bundle protein, producing MNHKDLDVWKFSMDLVELVYQETAKFPKEERYGLTSQMRRAAVSIPSNIAEGSGRKGDKELIQFIAIAVGSIAELETQYMIAVRLQFIKKNSTLQELLVKVRKLLIGYRNYLNRKG
- a CDS encoding ABC transporter permease, with the protein product MELETKVYQKESNLRLGKLLKESLADIARSRFLSFQLAKRDIQAQYRQSYLGIIWAFVTPLATAFVWIFLNNSGTVRVTDTGIPYPVFAFSGTLLWSIITEAINSPIGSTNSAKGILSKINFPKEALVISGIYKLLFNSSIKILLLLFFIFFFGVGFNWSLFLFPVAVLGGILFGTTLGLFITPLGMLYKDIGRMIGFGLQFLMYVTPVVYAIPKSGIMKTVMELNPFTPIILTARDLAVGMPPAHLTYFLIVIACCIPLFFIALLFYRISIPILVERMSA
- a CDS encoding cation diffusion facilitator family transporter, whose protein sequence is MESATVKSAIKASYFSIVGNVLLAAIKLVSGFLGNSYALIADGIESTTDVFSSLFVLFGIKYAQRPPDENHPYGHSRIEPLITFVVVAFLVTSATVIAYESIINIRTPHKIPETWTLIVLGLIILWKEGSYRYVLNKSKLTNSSSLKADAWHHRSDAITSVMAFLGISIALIFGKGYETADDWAALLASGFILYNSYLIFRPALGEIMDEHIYDDLLEEIREESMKVKGIKGTEKCFIRKAGMEYHVDLHAIVDGEIPVREGHELSHRLKDHLRKEIPNLGHVLIHIEPTNYEH
- a CDS encoding DUF2231 domain-containing protein, translated to MMLMAPEIPSIWREEVWHALSVHLPIATLFLASLTAMVYGVCSSTHRLFLGKLVMVLLTIGVISGWVAIYTGEIAYSVEVRKICDPKVLQEHSWWAYATLFAYSGALGLIMVKFFSPSTFSKFIKFGVLILLTAALGGLIYTGHLGASLVYQQGAGTYKPSADCAEFVK